The following proteins are encoded in a genomic region of Streptomyces collinus Tu 365:
- a CDS encoding MFS transporter, whose translation MSALGMAATLVAVPWFVLHATGSGTWTGLVAAAETAGLLCSAVLAGPVADRLPARAVSAGADLLTASALALIPLLHSLDVLALPVLAVLAFAVGAARGPAETARQLLLPDVLERASVTVEAGTGAVEAARRTGLMAGAPLAGLLISAVGPVRTLCTDVGAALLCGALVVTLVPSRPRQAGRTAPGGAAASYLADLRAGWAYLGGDRPVRAVAAVLLVTNALDGALNGVLYPAYGSRVLHSSALFGAMVTAIGAGALLGAALYGRLGRRLPRRSLFVGAFLLVGAVRCGTLAAGPPPWALLSLLALTGLGSGVLGPLMMSVAYERVPEQVRGRVFGMLTACALAATPLGMLGAGPVLDAWGVTAALVTVGVVYLGVTVTPLVFPVWRELDMVSSPETPSDDRNARNREVCHPSL comes from the coding sequence GTGTCGGCGCTGGGAATGGCGGCAACCCTGGTGGCCGTCCCCTGGTTCGTGCTGCACGCCACCGGCAGCGGCACCTGGACCGGGCTGGTCGCGGCGGCCGAAACCGCGGGCCTGCTGTGCTCGGCGGTGCTGGCCGGCCCGGTGGCCGACCGGCTGCCGGCCCGGGCCGTGAGCGCGGGCGCCGACCTGCTCACCGCGTCGGCGCTCGCCCTGATCCCGCTGCTGCACTCCCTGGACGTGCTGGCCCTGCCGGTGCTCGCCGTGCTGGCCTTCGCCGTGGGGGCGGCCCGCGGCCCGGCGGAGACCGCACGACAACTGCTGCTGCCCGACGTCCTGGAGAGGGCCTCGGTCACGGTGGAGGCGGGCACCGGCGCGGTCGAGGCCGCCCGGCGGACCGGCCTGATGGCCGGCGCGCCGCTGGCCGGCCTGCTCATCTCCGCCGTGGGCCCGGTGCGCACGCTGTGCACCGACGTGGGCGCGGCCCTGCTGTGCGGTGCGCTGGTGGTGACGCTGGTGCCGTCCCGGCCGCGTCAGGCCGGCCGGACGGCCCCGGGAGGGGCTGCCGCGTCCTATCTCGCGGACCTGCGGGCGGGTTGGGCGTACCTGGGCGGCGATCGCCCGGTGCGGGCGGTGGCCGCCGTGCTGCTGGTGACGAACGCGCTGGACGGCGCCCTCAACGGGGTGCTCTACCCGGCGTACGGCTCCCGGGTGCTGCACAGCAGCGCGTTGTTCGGGGCCATGGTCACCGCGATCGGGGCGGGTGCCCTGCTGGGAGCGGCCCTGTACGGCCGGCTCGGACGCCGCCTGCCGCGCCGGTCCCTGTTCGTCGGCGCGTTCCTCCTGGTCGGCGCGGTGCGCTGCGGGACGCTCGCCGCCGGACCGCCGCCCTGGGCGCTGCTCTCGCTGCTCGCGCTGACGGGGCTGGGGTCAGGGGTGCTCGGTCCGCTCATGATGTCCGTCGCCTACGAGCGGGTGCCGGAGCAGGTGCGCGGGCGTGTCTTCGGCATGCTCACGGCCTGCGCCCTGGCGGCCACCCCGCTCGGCATGCTGGGGGCCGGCCCGGTGCTGGACGCCTGGGGAGTGACGGCCGCCCTGGTGACGGTCGGTGTGGTGTACCTCGGGGTGACGGTGACGCCTCTGGTGTTTCCCGTGTGGCGGGAGTTGGACATGGTGTCCTCCCCCGAGACGCCGAGCGACGACCGCAATGCCCGGAACAGGGAGGTTTGCCACCCCTCACTTTAG
- a CDS encoding helix-turn-helix transcriptional regulator, whose amino-acid sequence MSDLSDVDFDVYSWVLQHRTIEVDAVAGGTGRAAQEVRLSVERLLGAQLLHRSPEDDSVAFAVAPDTAASRLAAPLEEEIRTRQREISGIREELGRFMPRYLQRRSVGDALEVLENVEDVRGALNHASDRCRREVLTSQPGGGSRVPEAMQEALRRDEAMLRRGISIRSLYHHTARFNGPSQAYVAAASALGAQYRTAHELFGRLIAFDRELAFIPVPDGSWGAVVIREPATVAYLCDIFEQTWDRATPFSNAVGQGLEEVAREIHETIIRLLAAGLKDEAIARRLGMSLRTARRHIADIMEELGAGSRFQAGAAAAARGLLDDSRPADPAAQATTD is encoded by the coding sequence TTGTCGGATCTCAGTGACGTAGATTTCGACGTCTACAGCTGGGTGCTCCAGCACCGCACGATCGAGGTGGACGCCGTCGCCGGGGGGACCGGGCGCGCCGCGCAGGAGGTCCGGCTCAGCGTGGAGCGCCTGCTCGGCGCCCAGTTGCTGCACCGCAGCCCGGAGGACGACTCCGTGGCCTTCGCGGTGGCGCCGGACACCGCCGCGTCCCGGCTCGCCGCGCCGCTGGAGGAGGAGATCCGCACACGCCAGCGGGAGATCAGCGGCATCCGCGAGGAACTCGGGCGCTTCATGCCCCGCTACCTCCAGCGCCGTTCCGTCGGGGACGCGCTGGAGGTCCTGGAGAACGTCGAGGACGTGCGCGGTGCGCTGAACCATGCCTCGGACCGCTGCCGCCGCGAGGTCCTCACCAGCCAGCCCGGCGGCGGCAGCCGCGTGCCCGAGGCGATGCAGGAGGCGCTGCGGCGGGACGAGGCCATGCTGCGTCGGGGCATCTCCATACGCAGCCTGTACCACCACACCGCCCGCTTCAACGGCCCCAGTCAGGCCTATGTCGCCGCCGCCTCCGCGCTCGGCGCGCAGTACCGCACCGCGCACGAACTCTTCGGCCGGCTCATCGCGTTCGACCGCGAACTCGCCTTCATCCCGGTGCCGGACGGCAGTTGGGGTGCCGTGGTGATCCGGGAGCCCGCCACCGTCGCCTATCTCTGCGACATCTTCGAGCAGACGTGGGACCGCGCCACGCCCTTCTCCAACGCCGTCGGGCAGGGGCTGGAGGAGGTCGCCCGCGAGATCCACGAGACGATCATCCGGCTCCTCGCGGCCGGACTGAAGGACGAGGCCATCGCGCGGCGGCTCGGCATGTCCCTGCGCACCGCGCGCCGGCACATCGCCGACATCATGGAGGAACTCGGCGCCGGAAGCCGCTTCCAGGCGGGCGCCGCCGCGGCGGCACGAGGCCTGCTGGACGACTCCCGGCCCGCGGACCCTGCGGCGCAGGCCACCACGGACTGA
- a CDS encoding response regulator transcription factor: MSATDPSALTLSPREQEVLAHLAQGCTYRIIARRMGLSPHTVDTYVRRLRGKTGLVNRIQLAHLAFQLGYGPGY; this comes from the coding sequence ATGTCCGCGACCGACCCCTCCGCCCTCACGCTCTCGCCCCGCGAGCAGGAGGTCCTGGCCCACCTCGCGCAGGGCTGCACGTACCGCATCATCGCCCGGCGCATGGGACTCAGCCCGCACACGGTCGACACCTATGTGCGCCGGCTGCGCGGCAAGACCGGCTTGGTCAACCGCATCCAGCTGGCGCACCTGGCCTTCCAGTTGGGGTACGGCCCCGGCTACTGA